CTCGACCAGGTCGCGATAGTCGGCGGCGCTGAGGAGGGAGTTGAGTTGCGAGGCATCGGTGAAGTCGATCACAAAGATCCATCCTTCGCCGTAGGGGTCTTCGTTCAGCCGTTCCGGCGCGTCGCCCAGATCGGTATTGACCTCACTGATCGTTCCGGACAGTGGCGCATAGATGTCGGAGACGGACTTGGTGGATTCGACCTCACTGATCGATGCTCCCCCGGTCACCGCGGTGCCCACATCGGGAAGGTCAACGAAGACCACATCGCCCAGAGCGTCCTGGGCGTAATCAGTGATACCCACCCTGGCTCGAGTGCCGTCGATGCGAATCCACTCGTGGTCGGGCGAATACTGGAGGTCGTCCGGGATGTGCATGCCCCCAGGCTATCGGAACCCTCGATGCCGTGTTGAGGGTTCGCTAACGGAGCAACTGACGGATGCGTCGCGCGTACTCCCCCGCCAGGGCATTCGCGTCGGATTCGGTATCGGCTTCGGCCCAGACATGAGTCAGCGGTTCCTCCGGGTCGGGTAGAGCGAGCGCCCAACCCTGGTCGTGTCGCACCTTTACGCCATCGATGAGTTGCACCTCACGGTCTTTGCTCATCTCCACCAGAGACCGCATCACCATCCCTTTCTGGTCCCAGGGGGTAACGACCGCCTCGTGGGCGAGGTGAGGCTGGGGAAGGCTCGCCACGATGGTCGAAAGGCGCCTACCACTTCGGGCCAGCAACTCGAGCACCTTCACCAGGCTGGCGGCCGCGTCGAAGGCGGGGAGGAAGTCCGGGACGATGAAGCCACCGTCGGTACTGGCGGCGAAGCCAACCCCCGACTCGGCTGCGGCTTGCATCAAGGCGGGGGTGGAAACCTTGGTGCGTCGCACCGCCACGCCGTGGGATGCCGCGATGGCTTCGGCATGGCGGGTTACGGTGACCGGCAGGGCGATGATCTCCCCCGCCAGGTGACCGCTCACCAGGGTGAGCAACGCCAGCAGCGCTTGCTCATGGGTGAGTACCCGGCCGGAATCATCGATCAAGGTGAGATGTTCGCCATCGGGGTCCAGCACGGCACCGAGATGGGCGCCGGAGGCCCGTACCACGGCGGCCACTTCCTGCGCATGGACGTGTCGGTCGAAATTCACAGCCCCGAGAGTGGATGCGTAGGGGTTCACCCCGAGGATGTCGGCCCCCAGTTTGGCCAGCATGTTGGGCATCACGAAGGAGGTAGAGCCGTAGGCGTAATCCACCACTATCTTGAACCTCGCGTCCCGGATGGCGCTGATATCCACGGTGGCTTCCAGGGCGGCGGTGTATTGCTCCAGGGAACGGGGCGGAAACCCGATGTCGCCGATCTCGGTGGGAAACACCCGGCGGAAGTCCTCCCGACCGAAGAGACGCTCCACTTTGCGTTGCTGGTCTTCCGAGAGGTCGGCGCCGTTGGCATCAAAGAAACGGATCACACAGGATTGGGGATCGCCCTCCACGAGGCGGATCGATAGGCCACCGGCGTGTTCCGGCCGGCGCACGATGAAGCGGGTGACCGGTACCGACGCCACCTCCAGGTCGAGCACGTTGACCCCCGCCGCGTTGACGCCAGCCATCATGGCGCGCTTGAGCATGCGGGCGGTGCGGCTGGAATCGCGTGATGTGACGATGGTGGCGTGCTTCTTTAGGGAGGTGGCGTAGGCCATAGCGGCACGGGTGGCCAACTCGGGGGTGATGTCGACGTTGGCGAGGCCGGCTACCCCCACTCGACCGAAGAGCGACCGCGACCCGCGCGACTCCCACACAATCGAGGAATTGATAACGGCCCCTTGTTCAACTGTTTTAAAGGGGTACACCTTCACTCCGGATCCGAGTACGGCATGTTCCCCTACGAAGCATTCGTCGCCGAGTACCACACCCTCCTCGGCCCGCACGCCGCCCCGCAGATCACAGGAACGGCCGATGATCGCACCGCGCAGCCGCACCCCCTCCCCTAGGTAGGAGTTGTCGTGCACGATCGCCCGCTCGAGGTCGGTGTTGGCCCGCACCCGCACGTTGGTGCCCAGCACGGTGTAGGGACCGAGGCGCACACCTGCTTCGATGCGGCAGTTCTCCCCGATGACGGCGGGTCCTACCACGGTTGCTTGGGGGTGGATCTCGGCTCCTTCGCCCACATGGACGCCGTCGCCCATCTTGAAACCGGGGATGTTCACCGCTACGTGACCGTCGAGGATGTCCTTGTGGGCGGAGAGGTAACTCTCCAAGGTGCCGACGTCTTCCCAATAGCCCTCGCCGATGGCGCCATAGAGGGGGCGGCCATCGGCGAGGAGGGCCGGGAATACCTCCGAGGAGAAGTCCACCGGGCGGTCCGCATCGATGTAATCGAAGATCCCGGGCTCGAGTACAAAAATGCCGGTATTGATGGTGTCACTGAACACCTGCCCCCACGACGGCTTTTCGAGAAATTGCTCGATGGATCCGTCAGGTCGCGTGATGACGATGCCAAATTCGAGCGGGTTCGTGACGCGTGCGAGGCCAATGGTGGCGAAAGCATTGGTGCGCTCGTGTTCCGCCACCATCGTCGACAGATCAATATCGGTGAGCACGTCGCCGGAGATCACCAAAAACCGCTCGGTCAACTGATCCATGGCATTGCGGACCGACCCGGCCGTACCCAAGGGCGTGTCCTCGGTGGCGTAGACCATCTTCACTCCGAAGTCGGAGCCGTCACCGAAGTAGGTGCGGATGTGGTTGGCCATGAAGGCCACCGTTACCACGATCTCGTCGAAACCGTGCCGTTGGAGAAGGGTCACGACGTGTTCCATCATCGGGGCATTGACCAGCGAGATCATGGGTTTGGGGGCGTTGGAGGTGAGGGGACGCAGTCGGGTTCCCTCCCCCCCCGCCATGATCACGGCCTTCATGAGGGCGAGGATACCTGGGGTGTTGAGGGGACCGATCGCCCCTCTCGCAGAGCTCGACGCGCCAGGGGCACGTACAACGCAGCGGCCAACCAGGACAGGCCGA
This is a stretch of genomic DNA from Acidimicrobiia bacterium. It encodes these proteins:
- a CDS encoding mannose-1-phosphate guanyltransferase, coding for MGRPGHHGGLAHRPSRPRPVLVGRCVVRAPGASSSARGAIGPLNTPGILALMKAVIMAGGEGTRLRPLTSNAPKPMISLVNAPMMEHVVTLLQRHGFDEIVVTVAFMANHIRTYFGDGSDFGVKMVYATEDTPLGTAGSVRNAMDQLTERFLVISGDVLTDIDLSTMVAEHERTNAFATIGLARVTNPLEFGIVITRPDGSIEQFLEKPSWGQVFSDTINTGIFVLEPGIFDYIDADRPVDFSSEVFPALLADGRPLYGAIGEGYWEDVGTLESYLSAHKDILDGHVAVNIPGFKMGDGVHVGEGAEIHPQATVVGPAVIGENCRIEAGVRLGPYTVLGTNVRVRANTDLERAIVHDNSYLGEGVRLRGAIIGRSCDLRGGVRAEEGVVLGDECFVGEHAVLGSGVKVYPFKTVEQGAVINSSIVWESRGSRSLFGRVGVAGLANVDITPELATRAAMAYATSLKKHATIVTSRDSSRTARMLKRAMMAGVNAAGVNVLDLEVASVPVTRFIVRRPEHAGGLSIRLVEGDPQSCVIRFFDANGADLSEDQQRKVERLFGREDFRRVFPTEIGDIGFPPRSLEQYTAALEATVDISAIRDARFKIVVDYAYGSTSFVMPNMLAKLGADILGVNPYASTLGAVNFDRHVHAQEVAAVVRASGAHLGAVLDPDGEHLTLIDDSGRVLTHEQALLALLTLVSGHLAGEIIALPVTVTRHAEAIAASHGVAVRRTKVSTPALMQAAAESGVGFAASTDGGFIVPDFLPAFDAAASLVKVLELLARSGRRLSTIVASLPQPHLAHEAVVTPWDQKGMVMRSLVEMSKDREVQLIDGVKVRHDQGWALALPDPEEPLTHVWAEADTESDANALAGEYARRIRQLLR
- the gcvH gene encoding glycine cleavage system protein GcvH, whose product is MHIPDDLQYSPDHEWIRIDGTRARVGITDYAQDALGDVVFVDLPDVGTAVTGGASISEVESTKSVSDIYAPLSGTISEVNTDLGDAPERLNEDPYGEGWIFVIDFTDASQLNSLLSAADYRDLVEG